In Mesoplodon densirostris isolate mMesDen1 chromosome 5, mMesDen1 primary haplotype, whole genome shotgun sequence, a single window of DNA contains:
- the CHODL gene encoding chondrolectin isoform X2 encodes MAYFHELSSRVSFQEARLACESEGGVLLSLENEAEQKLIESMLQNLTKPGTGISDGDFWIGLWRNGEGQTSGACPDLYQWSDGSSSQYRNWYTDEPSCGSEKCVVMYHQPTANPGLGGPYLYQWNDDRCNMKHNYICKYEPEINPTAPVEKTYFTNQPGDTHQNVVVTEAVKEEQKLAHTSPHCGSQKAPGKKVAWKYNNSLTWLQKRK; translated from the exons ATGGCCTACTTCCATGAACTATCCAGCCGAGTGAGCTTTCAGGAGGCACGCCTGGCTTGTGAGAGTGAAGGGGGAGTCCTTCTCAGCCTTGAGAATGAAGCAGAACAGAAGTTAATAGAGAGCATGTTGCAAAACCTGACAAAGCCAGGAACCGGGATTTCTGATGGTGATTTCTGGATAGGGCTTTGGAGAAATGGAGAGGGGCAAACATCTGGTGCCTGCCCAGATCTCTACCAGTGGTCCGATGGAAGCAGTTCCCAGTACCG AAACTGGTATACTGATGAACCTTCCTGTGGAAGTGAAAAGTGTGTTGTGATGTATCATCAGCCAACAGCCAATCCTGGCCTTGGGGGTCCCTACCTTTACCAGTGGAATGACGACAGGTGCAACATGAAGCACAATTACATCTGCAAGTATGAACCAG AGATTAATCCAACAGCTCCGGTAGAAAAGACTTATTTTACAAATCAACCTGGAGACACTCATCAAAACGTGGTTGTTACTGAGGCAG taaaggaagaacaaaaactaGCCCACACCAGTCCACACTGTGGATCTCAAAAAGCACCAGGAAAGAAAGTGGCATGGAAGTATAATAATTCATTGACTTGGctccagaaaagaaaatag
- the CHODL gene encoding chondrolectin isoform X1, translating to MSRVVSLLLGAALLCGHGAFCRRVVSGQKVCFADFKHPCYKMAYFHELSSRVSFQEARLACESEGGVLLSLENEAEQKLIESMLQNLTKPGTGISDGDFWIGLWRNGEGQTSGACPDLYQWSDGSSSQYRNWYTDEPSCGSEKCVVMYHQPTANPGLGGPYLYQWNDDRCNMKHNYICKYEPEINPTAPVEKTYFTNQPGDTHQNVVVTEAGIIPNLIYVVIPTIPLLLLILVAFGTCCFQMLQKSKGRTKTSPHQSTLWISKSTRKESGMEV from the exons ATGAGCCGCGTGGTCTCGCTGTTGCTGGGCGCCGCACTGCTCTGCGGCCACGGGGCCTTCTGCCGCCGGGTGGTCAGCG GCCAAAAGGTATGTTTTGCTGATTTCAAACATCCCTGCTACAAGATGGCCTACTTCCATGAACTATCCAGCCGAGTGAGCTTTCAGGAGGCACGCCTGGCTTGTGAGAGTGAAGGGGGAGTCCTTCTCAGCCTTGAGAATGAAGCAGAACAGAAGTTAATAGAGAGCATGTTGCAAAACCTGACAAAGCCAGGAACCGGGATTTCTGATGGTGATTTCTGGATAGGGCTTTGGAGAAATGGAGAGGGGCAAACATCTGGTGCCTGCCCAGATCTCTACCAGTGGTCCGATGGAAGCAGTTCCCAGTACCG AAACTGGTATACTGATGAACCTTCCTGTGGAAGTGAAAAGTGTGTTGTGATGTATCATCAGCCAACAGCCAATCCTGGCCTTGGGGGTCCCTACCTTTACCAGTGGAATGACGACAGGTGCAACATGAAGCACAATTACATCTGCAAGTATGAACCAG AGATTAATCCAACAGCTCCGGTAGAAAAGACTTATTTTACAAATCAACCTGGAGACACTCATCAAAACGTGGTTGTTACTGAGGCAG gaATAATTCCCAATCTAATCTATGTTGTTATACCAACGATCCCATTGCTCTTACTGATACTGGTTGCTTTCGGAACCTGCTGTTTCCAGATGCTGCAGAAAAG taaaggaagaacaaaaactaGCCCACACCAGTCCACACTGTGGATCTCAAAAAGCACCAGGAAAGAAAGTGGCATGGAAGTATAA